From Pseudomonas fluorescens, one genomic window encodes:
- a CDS encoding FMN-binding glutamate synthase family protein, whose translation MSLSLLSRYAFFAVCVIFTLASLPFLEYDWIWPLTLVTGALSLLGIFDLLQSPHAVRRNYPILGNIRYLVEGIRPEIRQYLLESDSDALPFSRAQRSLVYSRAKNESADKPFGTLIDVYQSGFEFIGHSMRPAPLTDPDSFRVIVGGPQCSQPYSASVFNISAMSFGSLSANAIRALNQGAKLGNFAHDTGEGSISPYHREHGGDLTWELGSGYFGCRTAEGRFDPERFAAQAQTPQVRMIEIKMSQGAKPGHGGILPKHKVTREIADTRGVPMGEDCVSPSRHSAFSTPIEMMHFIQQLRELSGGKPVGFKFCLGHPWEFMGIAKAMLETGILPDFIVVDGKEGGTGAAPVEFTDHIGVPLREGLLFVHNTLVGLNLRDKIKLGASGKIVSAFDIASVLAIGADWANSARGFMFAIGCIQSQSCHTNKCPTGVATQDTLRQRALVVPDKAQRVYNFHRSTLNALAEMLAAAGLEHPSQLSAKHLVRRMSATEIKLFSQLHVFLKPGELLTGEVSGEFYSRMWQMARADSFEPNDIAA comes from the coding sequence ATGAGCCTGTCACTCCTGAGCCGCTACGCCTTCTTTGCTGTCTGTGTAATCTTCACCCTCGCCAGCCTGCCCTTTCTCGAGTACGACTGGATCTGGCCGCTGACCCTGGTCACCGGCGCGCTGAGTCTGCTGGGCATTTTCGATCTGCTACAAAGCCCCCACGCGGTGCGCCGCAATTATCCGATCCTGGGCAATATCCGCTATCTGGTCGAAGGTATTCGCCCGGAGATCCGCCAATACCTGCTGGAGTCCGACAGCGATGCCCTGCCCTTCTCTCGGGCGCAGCGCTCGCTGGTCTACTCACGGGCAAAAAACGAAAGCGCTGACAAACCCTTCGGCACCCTGATCGATGTCTACCAGTCGGGTTTCGAATTCATCGGCCATTCGATGCGTCCGGCGCCGCTGACCGACCCGGACAGTTTCCGGGTGATCGTCGGCGGTCCGCAGTGCAGCCAGCCGTATTCAGCGTCAGTGTTCAACATCTCGGCCATGAGCTTCGGCTCCCTGAGTGCCAATGCCATTCGCGCGCTGAACCAGGGCGCCAAACTCGGCAACTTCGCCCATGACACCGGCGAAGGCAGCATCAGCCCCTATCACCGCGAGCACGGTGGCGACCTGACCTGGGAACTGGGCAGCGGCTACTTCGGTTGCCGCACCGCCGAGGGCCGTTTCGACCCAGAGCGTTTCGCCGCCCAGGCGCAGACCCCGCAAGTGCGGATGATCGAAATCAAGATGAGCCAGGGCGCCAAACCCGGCCACGGCGGCATCCTGCCCAAGCATAAGGTGACCCGCGAGATCGCCGACACCCGTGGTGTGCCGATGGGTGAGGACTGCGTGTCGCCGTCGCGGCACAGCGCCTTTTCCACGCCGATCGAAATGATGCACTTCATCCAGCAACTGCGTGAGTTGTCGGGTGGCAAACCGGTGGGCTTCAAGTTCTGCCTGGGTCACCCGTGGGAGTTCATGGGCATCGCCAAAGCCATGTTGGAGACCGGGATTCTGCCGGACTTTATCGTGGTCGACGGCAAGGAAGGCGGCACCGGCGCCGCGCCCGTGGAGTTCACCGACCACATCGGCGTGCCGTTGCGCGAAGGCCTGCTGTTCGTGCACAACACCCTGGTCGGCCTGAACCTGCGAGACAAGATCAAACTCGGCGCCAGCGGCAAGATCGTCAGTGCGTTCGACATCGCCAGCGTGCTGGCCATCGGTGCCGACTGGGCCAACTCGGCGCGTGGCTTCATGTTTGCCATCGGCTGCATCCAGTCGCAGTCCTGCCACACCAACAAATGCCCGACCGGCGTCGCCACCCAGGACACCCTGCGCCAGCGCGCCCTGGTGGTGCCGGACAAGGCCCAGCGGGTCTACAACTTCCATCGCAGCACCCTCAATGCGCTGGCGGAAATGCTTGCCGCCGCCGGCCTCGAACACCCTTCGCAACTGTCCGCAAAGCACCTGGTACGGCGCATGTCAGCCACCGAGATCAAGCTGTTCTCGCAACTGCACGTGTTCCTCAAGCCCGGTGAGTTGCTGACCGGTGAAGTGAGTGGCGAGTTTTACTCACGGATGTGGCAGATGGCCCGGGCTGATAGCTTCGAGCCCAACGACATCGCCGCCTGA
- the metR gene encoding transcriptional regulator MetR yields the protein MLEIRHLKTLHALREADSLVEAAERLHLTQSALSHQFKELEERMGMPLFVRKTKPVRFTSAGLRLLQLADATLPLLRAAERDIARLAGGTAGRLHMAIECHSCFQWLMPTIDQFRDAWPEVELDLASGFSFAPLPALARGDLDLVVTSDPLELAGITYVPLFTYEAMLAVANQHRLASKPFIVAEDLLSETLITYPVERDRLDIFTRFLEPADIEPAQVRTSELTVMMMQLVASGRGVCGMPHWALHEYSSRGYVKAKRLGEKGLFATLYAAIRTDMLDAPYMRDFLLTAKDTSFSTLDGVSVVR from the coding sequence GTGCTCGAAATCCGTCACCTGAAGACCCTGCACGCCCTGCGCGAAGCCGACAGCCTTGTCGAAGCCGCCGAACGCCTGCACCTGACCCAGTCCGCCCTGTCACATCAGTTCAAAGAACTGGAAGAGCGCATGGGCATGCCGCTGTTCGTGCGCAAGACCAAGCCGGTGCGTTTCACCAGCGCCGGCCTGCGCCTGCTGCAACTGGCCGATGCGACCCTGCCGCTGCTGCGCGCCGCCGAACGCGACATCGCGCGACTGGCCGGCGGCACGGCCGGGCGCCTGCACATGGCCATTGAATGCCACAGTTGCTTCCAATGGCTGATGCCGACCATCGACCAGTTTCGCGACGCCTGGCCGGAAGTCGAACTGGACCTGGCCTCGGGCTTCTCCTTCGCCCCGCTGCCAGCCCTGGCCCGTGGCGACCTCGACCTGGTGGTGACCTCCGACCCGCTGGAACTGGCCGGGATCACTTACGTGCCGCTGTTTACCTACGAAGCGATGCTCGCCGTGGCCAACCAGCATCGCCTCGCCAGCAAGCCCTTCATCGTCGCCGAAGACCTGCTCAGCGAAACCCTGATCACCTACCCGGTGGAACGCGACCGCCTGGACATCTTCACCCGCTTCCTCGAACCGGCCGATATCGAACCCGCGCAAGTGCGCACCTCCGAGCTGACGGTGATGATGATGCAACTGGTCGCCAGCGGCCGCGGCGTCTGCGGCATGCCGCACTGGGCGCTGCATGAATACAGCTCACGGGGCTATGTAAAGGCCAAGCGCCTGGGCGAAAAAGGATTGTTCGCCACCCTGTACGCGGCAATCCGCACCGACATGCTCGATGCGCCTTACATGCGCGACTTCCTGCTGACGGCCAAGGACACATCGTTTTCGACGTTGGATGGGGTTAGTGTGGTGCGTTAA
- a CDS encoding alpha/beta fold hydrolase, producing MGAGFFSKVFFLAALLFGLPALAASRCDVNVPVERVDLAQLSLAYQSIGRASDPALLLVMGLGGQLIHWPDEVVVALCEQGFRVIRYDNRDVGLSTWRQAPASANLTFEALRYKLGLPVSAPYTLTDMADDALGLMDGLHIEQFHVLGASMGGMIAQHVAAMAPQRVESLTLIMSSSGAEGLPAPNAALVQLLSRRSAPNREVALEQQADLLAALGSPQVTDDRQALLQQAAQSYDRAFNPEGVKRQIMAILAEPSRVTLLNQLRVPTLVVHGTADPLLPVMHGIHLAAHIQGSQLKLIPGLAHRFQEAFKAPLLAAVLPYLRQHREDTSHWAQIEPVRGINLL from the coding sequence ATGGGTGCTGGTTTCTTTTCAAAAGTCTTTTTTCTAGCCGCGCTGTTGTTCGGCCTGCCAGCTCTGGCGGCCTCGCGTTGCGACGTCAACGTTCCTGTCGAGCGCGTCGATCTGGCCCAGCTCAGCCTGGCGTACCAGAGCATCGGACGGGCCTCGGATCCGGCATTGCTGCTGGTGATGGGCCTCGGTGGGCAGTTGATCCACTGGCCGGACGAGGTGGTGGTCGCGCTCTGTGAGCAGGGCTTTCGGGTGATCCGCTACGACAACCGCGACGTCGGTTTGTCGACCTGGCGCCAGGCTCCGGCCAGCGCCAACCTGACCTTCGAGGCGTTGCGCTACAAGCTCGGCCTGCCGGTTTCGGCGCCTTATACCCTGACCGACATGGCGGACGATGCCCTGGGCTTGATGGACGGCCTGCACATTGAACAGTTCCACGTGCTGGGCGCGAGCATGGGCGGGATGATTGCCCAGCATGTGGCTGCGATGGCGCCGCAACGGGTTGAAAGCCTGACATTGATCATGAGCAGTTCCGGTGCCGAAGGCTTGCCGGCACCCAACGCGGCGCTGGTGCAGTTGCTCTCGCGACGCAGCGCGCCGAACCGCGAGGTAGCGCTGGAGCAGCAGGCTGACTTGCTGGCGGCACTGGGCAGTCCGCAAGTGACTGATGACCGCCAGGCGTTGCTGCAGCAGGCGGCGCAGTCCTATGACCGGGCGTTCAATCCCGAAGGTGTGAAGCGGCAGATCATGGCGATCCTGGCCGAGCCGAGCCGGGTCACGTTGCTCAATCAACTGCGAGTGCCGACCCTGGTGGTGCATGGCACCGCCGATCCATTGCTGCCGGTGATGCACGGCATTCATCTGGCGGCGCACATCCAGGGCAGCCAGTTGAAACTCATCCCGGGGCTCGCCCATCGCTTCCAGGAAGCCTTCAAGGCGCCGTTGCTGGCAGCGGTGTTGCCCTATCTGCGGCAGCACCGCGAGGACACTTCGCATTGGGCGCAGATCGAGCCAGTGCGCGGGATCAACCTGCTCTGA
- a CDS encoding NUDIX hydrolase: MTVSSRTIRIAAALLIAGDGRTLLVRKRGTEAFMQPGGKIEAHEQPLQALVRELQEELGLIVDPAQASYLGAFAAPAANEPGFTVEAEVFLLPIEQAVSPEAEIEEVLWLDPHQETQVPLAPLTRDLILPFYCNSLQTPA, from the coding sequence ATGACTGTTTCATCGCGCACTATCCGCATCGCCGCCGCACTGTTGATCGCTGGGGATGGCCGTACGCTGTTGGTGCGCAAGCGGGGTACTGAGGCGTTCATGCAGCCTGGTGGCAAGATCGAAGCCCATGAACAACCGTTGCAGGCGCTAGTGCGTGAACTGCAGGAGGAACTCGGGCTGATCGTTGATCCGGCCCAGGCCAGTTATTTGGGAGCGTTTGCCGCGCCGGCGGCGAACGAGCCCGGTTTCACCGTCGAGGCCGAGGTGTTCCTGTTGCCCATCGAGCAGGCGGTCAGCCCTGAAGCAGAGATCGAAGAGGTGCTGTGGCTCGACCCGCATCAAGAGACTCAGGTACCGCTGGCCCCCTTGACGCGTGACCTGATCCTGCCGTTTTATTGCAACTCGTTACAGACCCCAGCCTGA
- a CDS encoding LysE family translocator: protein MIPVHDLLIFAAASLLLVLTPGPNMIYLISRSICQGRKAGVTSLIGVVAGFFVHLFAAAAGLTAVFLAVPMAYEVLKWAGALYLLWMAWQAVKPGARSPFEAQQLPPDSSRKLMLMGFFTSALNPKIAVFYLSVFPQFINPEHGSIFFQSIALGLTQISVSFTVNLLIALFAAGIASWFVNNPTWLAVQRYFMGAVLAGLAVRLLSEQKR, encoded by the coding sequence ATGATTCCTGTCCACGATTTGCTGATCTTCGCCGCTGCCTCGCTGTTGCTGGTCCTGACACCGGGGCCAAACATGATCTACCTGATCTCGCGCTCGATCTGCCAGGGCCGCAAGGCGGGCGTGACGTCGTTGATTGGCGTGGTCGCGGGCTTCTTCGTGCACCTGTTCGCCGCTGCCGCCGGTTTGACCGCGGTGTTCCTGGCGGTGCCGATGGCGTATGAGGTACTGAAGTGGGCAGGGGCGCTGTACCTGTTGTGGATGGCCTGGCAAGCAGTCAAACCCGGCGCGCGCTCGCCGTTCGAGGCCCAGCAATTGCCGCCGGACTCGTCGCGCAAGCTGATGCTGATGGGCTTTTTCACCAGCGCGCTAAACCCGAAAATTGCGGTGTTCTACCTTTCAGTGTTCCCGCAGTTCATTAATCCGGAACACGGCTCGATCTTCTTCCAGAGTATCGCCCTGGGCCTGACCCAGATCAGCGTGAGCTTCACCGTCAACCTGCTGATCGCCCTGTTCGCGGCGGGTATCGCCTCGTGGTTCGTCAACAACCCGACGTGGCTGGCGGTGCAGCGTTACTTCATGGGGGCGGTGTTGGCGGGGTTGGCGGTTCGCCTGCTCTCTGAGCAGAAGCGCTGA
- a CDS encoding sensor histidine kinase: MKCDPNLYRAAPPSLAVKPRLIRHLFLPPLIILMMSALGYLGFWVSEHYGIRSLGENGQRQLELHARAVESEISKYTYLPSLLELESSVSQLLAEPTPEHRQAVNTYLEGLNRRSRSRAIYVMDTTGRVVATSNWRDVDSYLGEDLSFRAYFQNAVRGQPGRFYGIGSTNGEPGYYLAHGLEEQGKIIGVAVVKVRLEALEERWQRARLEAFVSDENGIIILSSDPARRLKAVRPLSEDTKERLARSLQYYWFPLNELEPLARERLAEGMEKLTFPANAELVSDGEDISYLAQTRPLSDTPWNFTLLTPLQDLRREAINQGILVAVAFALVAFLLIAWNERRKVIATRLAAREALQEANNQLERRITERTSDLRASNERLKGQIRERRQAEETLRRAQDELIQAGKLAAIGQMSTSIAHELNQPLAALRTLSGNTVRFLERGQLDTASANLKTINELIDRMGRITASLRSFARRGDDKGQASLGKAVDAALQLLAGRLDGTPLQIHRAFTDQQVQIDQTRLEQILVNLIGNALDAMQAQPQPELWLEGEVVEGKYRLRVRDNGHGIDAEARKHLFEPFFTTKPGEQGLGLGLTLSASLAAATGGSLSVEHPVSGGTAFVLGLPLVSPHPAEPI; this comes from the coding sequence ATGAAATGCGACCCCAATCTTTATCGCGCCGCACCGCCATCACTCGCCGTGAAACCTCGTCTGATTCGCCACTTGTTCCTGCCACCGCTGATCATCCTGATGATGAGCGCGCTGGGCTACCTCGGCTTCTGGGTCAGCGAGCACTACGGTATTCGCAGCCTTGGCGAAAACGGTCAACGCCAGCTCGAACTGCACGCCCGTGCGGTCGAAAGCGAAATCAGCAAATACACCTACCTGCCCAGCCTGCTGGAACTCGAATCAAGCGTTTCACAGTTACTGGCCGAGCCGACGCCGGAACATCGGCAGGCGGTCAATACCTACCTTGAAGGCCTTAACCGGCGCAGCCGCAGTCGGGCTATCTATGTGATGGACACCACGGGCCGGGTCGTGGCCACGAGCAACTGGCGCGATGTCGACAGCTACCTCGGCGAAGACCTGTCCTTCCGTGCCTACTTCCAGAATGCCGTACGCGGCCAACCCGGACGCTTCTACGGCATCGGCAGCACCAATGGCGAACCGGGTTACTACCTGGCCCACGGCCTCGAAGAGCAGGGCAAGATCATTGGCGTCGCGGTGGTCAAGGTGCGCCTTGAGGCCCTCGAAGAACGTTGGCAGCGTGCGCGCCTGGAGGCGTTCGTCAGCGACGAGAACGGCATCATCATTCTCTCCAGCGATCCGGCGCGCCGCCTCAAGGCCGTACGCCCGCTGAGCGAAGACACCAAGGAACGCCTGGCCCGCAGCCTGCAGTACTACTGGTTCCCCCTCAACGAACTGGAACCGCTGGCCCGCGAGCGCCTGGCCGAAGGGATGGAGAAGCTGACCTTTCCGGCCAACGCCGAGCTGGTGTCCGACGGCGAAGACATCAGCTACCTGGCGCAGACGCGCCCGCTGAGTGACACGCCGTGGAATTTCACCCTGCTCACGCCGCTGCAGGACCTGCGGCGCGAAGCCATCAATCAGGGCATCCTGGTGGCCGTGGCTTTTGCCCTGGTGGCGTTCCTGCTGATCGCCTGGAATGAGCGGCGCAAAGTCATCGCTACCCGCCTCGCCGCACGTGAGGCCCTGCAGGAAGCCAACAATCAACTGGAGCGACGGATTACCGAACGCACCAGCGATCTGCGCGCCAGCAACGAACGCCTCAAGGGCCAGATTCGCGAGCGGCGCCAGGCCGAGGAAACCCTGCGCCGCGCCCAGGATGAACTGATCCAGGCCGGCAAACTGGCCGCCATCGGCCAGATGTCCACCAGCATCGCCCACGAACTGAACCAACCGCTTGCGGCCTTGCGCACCCTGTCGGGCAACACCGTGCGCTTCCTCGAACGCGGGCAATTGGACACCGCCAGTGCCAACCTGAAGACCATCAACGAATTGATCGACCGCATGGGTCGCATTACTGCCAGCCTGCGCTCCTTCGCCCGACGCGGCGATGACAAGGGCCAGGCCAGCCTGGGCAAGGCCGTGGATGCCGCCCTGCAATTGCTCGCGGGGCGCCTCGACGGTACTCCGTTGCAAATCCATCGAGCATTCACTGACCAACAGGTGCAAATCGACCAGACACGCCTGGAGCAAATCCTCGTCAACCTGATCGGTAACGCTCTCGACGCCATGCAGGCCCAACCGCAGCCCGAGCTGTGGCTCGAAGGCGAAGTTGTCGAGGGCAAGTACCGCTTGCGCGTGCGCGACAACGGTCACGGTATCGACGCCGAAGCGCGCAAGCATTTGTTCGAACCCTTTTTCACCACCAAACCCGGCGAACAGGGCCTGGGCCTCGGCCTGACCCTGTCGGCGAGCCTGGCCGCCGCCACCGGCGGTAGCCTGAGCGTCGAACACCCAGTCAGCGGTGGTACCGCCTTCGTCCTCGGTTTACCGTTGGTAAGCCCTCACCCTGCCGAGCCGATATGA
- a CDS encoding GlpM family protein yields MDLLLKAALGAAVVVILAALAKTKNYYIAGLVPLFPTFALIAHYIVGKGRSLDDLKTTIVFGMWSIIPYFVYLATLYVMVDKMRLEASLAVAAVAWLMAATVLVSVWVRVHA; encoded by the coding sequence ATGGATCTGTTATTGAAAGCGGCACTGGGTGCCGCCGTGGTGGTGATTCTCGCCGCACTGGCCAAGACCAAGAACTATTACATCGCTGGGCTGGTACCGTTATTTCCGACCTTCGCCCTGATTGCCCACTACATTGTCGGCAAGGGCCGTTCGCTGGACGACCTGAAGACCACCATTGTGTTTGGCATGTGGTCGATCATCCCCTACTTCGTCTACCTGGCGACCCTGTACGTGATGGTCGACAAGATGCGCCTGGAAGCATCGCTGGCGGTGGCCGCCGTGGCCTGGTTGATGGCCGCGACCGTGCTGGTCAGCGTCTGGGTCAGGGTCCACGCCTGA
- a CDS encoding sigma-54-dependent transcriptional regulator has translation MNNDLSVLIVEDDPHVLLGCQQALALEDIPCTGVGSAEEALALVGDNFAGIVISDIRLPGIDGLELLGRLKARDRSLPVVLITGHGDISMAVGAMQKGAYDFMEKPFSPERLVDVARRALEQRGLAREVSSLRRQLAERDSLEGRIIGRSPAMQHLRELIANVGDTSANVLIEGETGTGKELVARCLHDFSRRQAQPFVALNCGGLPENLFESEIFGHEANAFTGAGKRRIGKIEHANGGTLFLDEVESMPLPLQIKLLRVLQERTLERLGSNQSVAVDCRVIAATKSDLDELGRAGQFRSDLYYRLNVVTLELPPLRERREDILQLFEHFLQQSSLRFDRAAPELDNQTLSNLMSHDWPGNVRELRNVAERFALGLPAFKKSGNTGAAQGLAFSEAVEAFERNLLNDALQRSGGNLTQASLELGMAKTTLFDKVKKYGLSH, from the coding sequence ATGAACAACGACCTTAGTGTGCTGATCGTCGAAGACGATCCCCATGTCCTGCTCGGATGCCAGCAGGCCCTGGCCCTGGAAGACATCCCCTGCACCGGTGTCGGCAGCGCCGAAGAGGCCCTGGCGCTGGTCGGCGATAACTTCGCCGGGATCGTCATCAGCGACATCCGCCTGCCCGGCATCGACGGCCTGGAACTGCTCGGCCGCCTCAAGGCCCGCGACCGCAGCTTGCCGGTGGTGCTGATCACCGGTCACGGCGACATCTCGATGGCCGTCGGCGCCATGCAGAAAGGCGCCTACGACTTCATGGAGAAACCCTTCTCCCCCGAACGCCTGGTGGACGTCGCCCGCCGCGCCCTTGAACAGCGCGGCCTGGCCCGGGAAGTCAGCTCGCTGCGCCGGCAACTGGCCGAACGCGACTCGCTGGAAGGACGCATCATCGGTCGTTCGCCGGCCATGCAGCACCTGCGCGAATTGATCGCCAACGTCGGCGATACCTCGGCCAACGTGCTGATCGAAGGCGAAACCGGGACCGGCAAGGAACTGGTTGCCCGTTGCCTGCACGACTTCAGTCGACGCCAGGCGCAACCCTTCGTCGCCCTGAACTGCGGTGGCCTGCCGGAGAACCTGTTCGAAAGCGAAATCTTTGGCCATGAAGCCAACGCCTTCACCGGGGCCGGCAAACGGCGAATCGGCAAGATCGAACACGCCAACGGCGGCACCCTGTTTCTCGATGAAGTGGAAAGCATGCCGCTGCCGCTGCAGATCAAACTGCTGCGGGTCCTGCAGGAGCGCACCCTCGAACGCCTGGGTTCGAACCAGAGCGTGGCGGTCGACTGCCGGGTGATTGCCGCCACCAAGTCCGACCTCGACGAACTGGGACGTGCCGGCCAGTTTCGCAGCGACCTGTATTACCGCCTCAACGTGGTGACCCTGGAGTTACCGCCGCTGCGCGAGCGCCGCGAAGACATCCTGCAATTGTTCGAGCACTTCCTACAGCAGTCTTCCCTGCGATTCGACCGTGCCGCGCCCGAGCTGGATAACCAGACCCTGTCGAACCTGATGAGCCACGACTGGCCGGGCAACGTGCGCGAACTGCGCAACGTCGCCGAACGTTTCGCCTTGGGCCTGCCGGCGTTCAAGAAGTCTGGAAACACGGGCGCAGCTCAGGGCCTGGCGTTTTCCGAGGCGGTGGAAGCCTTCGAGCGCAACCTGCTCAACGACGCCTTGCAGCGCAGCGGCGGCAACCTGACCCAGGCCAGCCTGGAATTGGGCATGGCCAAGACCACGCTGTTCGACAAAGTCAAAAAATACGGCCTCAGCCACTAA
- the metE gene encoding 5-methyltetrahydropteroyltriglutamate--homocysteine S-methyltransferase, with product MALAHTLGFPRIGADRELKKALEAYWKGDLDQQALHSVGRQLRASHWQLQKDAGIDLLPVGDFAWYDQVLSHSLAFGVIPERFDSTRDERGLPTLDTLFAMARGATTGCCAEHGTAQYAQELTKWFDTNYHYLVPEFSADQQFSLSWEQLFDEVEEAKALGHTVKPVIIGPLTYLWLGKAKGNAFDKLDLLERLLPLYNEILGRLAAQGVEWVQIDEPILTLDLPQAWKSAFERAYHILQYSPLKKLLATYFSGLQDNLGLAVGLPVQGLHIDAVRAPDQLLHVLDRLPTYKILSVGLVNGRNVWRCELEPVLAQLQFAQERFGDNLWVSSSCSLLHSPVDLEREDKLDPELKSWLAFAVQKCGEIAVLRDALNDPQAPKVQMALAESRAIAASRAESPRIHKAEVQARVNAVTAADSQRHSAFAQRIEQQRARLKLPAFPTTTIGSFPQTGSIRLARQAFKQGKLSANDYTDAMRHEIRHAVQVQERLGLDVLVHGEAERNDMVEYFAEQLDGYLFTRFGWVQSYGSRCVKPAVIYGDLSRPQAMTVEWISYAQQQTDKIMKGMLTGPVTMLMWSFPREDVSRKVQAQQLALALRDEVQDLEAAGIKIVQIDEAAFREGLPLRRAQWQEYLDWAVEAFRLSASGVRDETQIHTHMCYSEFNDVIEAIAAMDADVITIETSRSDMELLEAFKAFDYPNDIGPGVYDIHSPRVPDTAEMVKLMTKAVQRIPAERLWVNPDCGLKTRAWPETEAALVNMVAAARQLRTQLA from the coding sequence ATGGCCTTGGCCCACACCCTCGGTTTTCCACGCATCGGCGCCGACCGCGAACTGAAAAAAGCCCTCGAAGCCTACTGGAAGGGCGACCTCGACCAGCAGGCCCTGCACAGCGTCGGCCGGCAACTGCGCGCCAGCCACTGGCAGTTACAGAAAGACGCCGGTATCGATTTGCTGCCAGTCGGCGACTTTGCCTGGTACGACCAGGTGCTGAGCCATTCGCTGGCTTTCGGGGTGATCCCCGAGCGTTTCGACAGCACCCGCGACGAGCGCGGCCTGCCGACCCTCGACACCCTGTTCGCCATGGCCCGTGGTGCTACCACCGGCTGCTGCGCCGAACACGGTACGGCGCAATACGCCCAGGAACTGACCAAGTGGTTCGACACCAACTACCACTACCTGGTCCCGGAGTTCAGCGCCGACCAGCAGTTCAGCCTGAGCTGGGAACAACTGTTCGATGAAGTCGAGGAAGCCAAGGCCCTGGGCCATACCGTCAAGCCGGTGATCATCGGTCCGTTGACTTACCTGTGGTTGGGCAAGGCCAAGGGCAACGCCTTCGACAAGCTCGACCTGCTGGAGCGCTTGCTGCCGCTGTATAACGAGATCCTTGGCCGCCTGGCCGCTCAGGGCGTGGAGTGGGTGCAGATCGACGAACCTATCCTCACCCTCGATTTGCCCCAGGCCTGGAAAAGCGCCTTCGAACGCGCCTACCACATCCTCCAGTATTCACCGCTGAAAAAACTCCTGGCGACCTACTTCAGCGGATTGCAGGACAACCTCGGGTTGGCGGTCGGCCTGCCGGTGCAGGGCCTGCACATCGACGCCGTGCGTGCCCCCGACCAACTGCTGCATGTGCTCGATCGCTTGCCGACCTACAAGATTCTCTCGGTCGGCCTGGTCAACGGGCGCAACGTCTGGCGCTGCGAGCTGGAGCCGGTGCTGGCGCAACTGCAATTTGCCCAGGAGCGTTTCGGCGACAACCTGTGGGTCAGCAGTTCCTGCTCGCTGCTCCACAGCCCGGTGGATCTGGAGCGTGAAGACAAGCTCGATCCGGAATTGAAAAGCTGGTTGGCCTTCGCCGTGCAGAAGTGCGGCGAAATTGCGGTACTGCGCGATGCCTTGAACGATCCGCAAGCGCCCAAGGTGCAAATGGCGCTGGCCGAAAGCCGGGCGATTGCCGCCAGTCGCGCCGAGTCGCCACGGATTCACAAGGCCGAGGTGCAGGCGCGGGTCAATGCGGTGACGGCTGCTGACAGTCAACGCCATTCAGCCTTTGCCCAACGTATTGAGCAACAGCGTGCCCGTCTGAAGTTACCGGCTTTTCCGACCACCACCATTGGTTCGTTCCCGCAGACGGGGTCGATTCGCCTGGCGCGTCAGGCATTCAAGCAAGGCAAGCTTTCGGCCAACGATTACACCGATGCCATGCGTCACGAAATCCGCCACGCCGTGCAGGTACAGGAGCGCCTTGGGCTGGACGTGCTGGTGCACGGTGAGGCCGAGCGCAATGACATGGTCGAGTACTTCGCCGAGCAACTCGATGGCTACCTGTTCACCCGGTTCGGCTGGGTCCAAAGCTATGGCTCGCGCTGCGTGAAACCTGCGGTCATTTATGGTGACCTGAGCCGCCCGCAAGCCATGACTGTCGAGTGGATCAGCTACGCCCAGCAGCAGACCGACAAGATCATGAAGGGCATGCTCACCGGCCCGGTCACCATGCTGATGTGGTCCTTCCCCCGTGAAGACGTGTCGCGCAAAGTCCAGGCGCAACAACTGGCCCTGGCGCTGCGTGACGAAGTGCAGGACCTGGAGGCGGCCGGGATCAAGATCGTGCAGATCGACGAAGCGGCGTTCCGCGAAGGCTTGCCGCTGCGCCGGGCGCAATGGCAGGAGTACCTGGACTGGGCGGTGGAGGCGTTCCGCCTGAGTGCCAGCGGGGTGCGTGACGAAACCCAGATCCACACCCACATGTGCTACAGCGAATTCAACGATGTGATCGAAGCCATCGCCGCCATGGATGCGGATGTGATCACCATCGAAACCTCGCGATCGGACATGGAGCTGCTGGAAGCGTTCAAGGCCTTCGACTACCCGAACGACATCGGCCCAGGCGTCTACGACATCCATTCGCCACGGGTGCCGGACACCGCCGAGATGGTCAAGCTGATGACCAAGGCCGTGCAGCGCATCCCGGCCGAGCGCTTGTGGGTCAACCCGGATTGCGGCCTGAAAACCCGCGCCTGGCCGGAGACCGAAGCGGCGCTGGTGAACATGGTGGCGGCGGCGCGGCAGTTGCGTACTCAGCTGGCGTAA